One segment of Oikeobacillus pervagus DNA contains the following:
- a CDS encoding DDE-type integrase/transposase/recombinase — translation MQNHRGKSKKPERKLPESHLATAPNQVWTWDITWLKGPVKGMFYRLYPIIDIFSRKIVGWEIWETEEANMQKN, via the coding sequence ATGCAAAATCACCGTGGAAAAAGTAAAAAGCCCGAACGAAAACTACCAGAAAGCCATTTGGCCACAGCTCCTAATCAGGTTTGGACATGGGATATCACCTGGCTAAAAGGGCCAGTGAAGGGGATGTTTTACCGACTTTATCCAATTATTGATATTTTTAGTAGGAAAATAGTCGGATGGGAGATTTGGGAAACTGAAGAAGCAAATATGCAGAAGAATTGA
- a CDS encoding transposase: protein MKIMNAAELAEYCRKKGLYKEQIDGWRETCLSANGQEFNQTKMLNQELKAEKKRAKTLEKDLRKKEKALAEAAALLLLRKKAQSIWGTKRAND, encoded by the coding sequence ATGAAGATAATGAATGCAGCGGAACTAGCAGAGTATTGCCGTAAAAAAGGACTTTATAAAGAACAAATTGATGGGTGGCGTGAAACTTGCCTTAGCGCAAATGGTCAGGAATTTAATCAGACGAAGATGTTGAATCAAGAATTGAAGGCGGAGAAAAAACGAGCAAAAACGTTGGAAAAAGACCTACGTAAAAAGGAGAAAGCATTAGCTGAAGCTGCTGCCTTATTACTTCTTAGAAAAAAGGCCCAATCGATCTGGGGGACCAAGAGGGCGAATGATTAG
- a CDS encoding transposase gives MAAIRILFKEFSIDMSPAFIKGAEEQFPKASLTYDKFHVMKMINEAVDETRRKEQSSHPELKNSRYAWIKNEDNECSGTSRVLP, from the coding sequence ATGGCGGCCATCCGGATACTATTTAAAGAATTCAGTATTGACATGTCTCCAGCCTTTATCAAAGGTGCTGAAGAACAGTTTCCCAAAGCCTCCCTTACCTACGATAAGTTCCATGTCATGAAGATGATAAATGAAGCAGTGGATGAAACAAGACGTAAAGAGCAAAGTAGCCATCCAGAATTAAAAAATAGCCGCTATGCATGGATAAAAAATGAAGATAATGAATGCAGCGGAACTAGCAGAGTATTGCCGTAA
- a CDS encoding transposase family protein — MTETDLLQMALNLGMGWKVDHVEFNPDDKELHIFISTVKGSKFECATCGNPSTVYDHGRERKWRHLNFFQYEAYLHAKLPRTDCSKCNGSPKTIKPNWARERSGFSVYFEAFVILLMKAMPVKKVANLVDEHDTTLWPILHHYVEEAREREDYSDVKHVGLDETSRKKGHKYVSIFMDLDKRKVISVTEGKDQHTLKDFKHDLMVHGGHPDTI, encoded by the coding sequence AATTTAGGTATGGGATGGAAAGTAGACCATGTTGAATTTAATCCTGATGACAAAGAACTACATATATTCATTTCTACAGTAAAAGGAAGTAAATTTGAATGTGCTACATGTGGGAATCCATCTACTGTTTATGATCATGGACGTGAACGGAAATGGAGACATTTAAATTTCTTTCAATATGAGGCTTATCTACATGCAAAATTACCCCGTACTGATTGTTCAAAATGTAATGGATCACCGAAAACCATTAAACCTAATTGGGCACGTGAACGCTCTGGTTTCTCTGTTTACTTTGAGGCGTTTGTTATTCTTTTAATGAAAGCTATGCCCGTTAAAAAGGTGGCAAACCTTGTGGACGAACACGATACAACCTTATGGCCTATCCTTCACCATTATGTGGAAGAAGCCCGTGAAAGGGAAGATTACTCGGATGTGAAACATGTCGGGTTGGATGAAACATCCAGAAAAAAGGGGCACAAGTATGTCTCCATTTTCATGGATCTAGACAAGCGTAAAGTTATTTCTGTTACAGAGGGCAAAGACCAGCACACATTAAAGGATTTTAAGCATGACTTAATGGTTCATGGCGGCCATCCGGATACTATTTAA